The following proteins are encoded in a genomic region of Pseudorca crassidens isolate mPseCra1 chromosome 5, mPseCra1.hap1, whole genome shotgun sequence:
- the ADARB1 gene encoding double-stranded RNA-specific editase 1 isoform X1 — translation MDVEDEENMSSSSTDVKENCSLDGAPPKDGSAPGPGEGAPLSNGGGGGAGRKRALDESSNGHSKFRLKKRRRAPGPALPKNALMQLNEIKPGLQYTLLSQTGPVHAPLFVMSVEVNGQVFEGSGPTKKKAKLHAAEKALRSFVQFPNASEAHLAMGRSLSANADFTSDQADFPDALFNGFETPDRPDVPFYLGANGDDSFSSSGDLSLAASPVPAGLAQPPLPVPPPFPPPSGKNPVMILNELRPGLKYDFLSESGESHAKNFVLSVVVDGQFFEGSGRSKKLAKARAAQSALATVFNLRLDQTPSRQPVPSEGLQLHSPQVLADAVARLVLEKFGDLTDNFAAPHARRKVLAGIVMTTGTDVKDAKVISVSTGTKCINGEYMSDRGLALNDCHAEIISRRSLLRFLYTQLELYLNSKDDQKRSIFEKSERGGFKLKEKVRFHLYISTSPCGDARIFSPHEPVLEEPADRHPNRKARGQLRTKIESGEGTIPVRSNASIQTWDGVLQGERLLTMSCSDKMARWNVVGIQGSLLSVFVEPIYFSSIILGSLYHGDHLSRAMYQRISNIEDLPALYTLNKPLLSGISNAEARQPGKAPNFSVNWTVGDSAIEVINATTGKDELGRASRLCKHALYCRWMRVHGKVPSNLLRSKITKPNVYHESKLVAKEYQAAKACLFRAFIKAGLGAWVEKPTEQDQFSLTP, via the exons GTTCGAGCAGCACAGATGTTAAGGAAAACTGCAGTCTGGACGGCGCGCCCCCCAAGGACGGCAGCGCCCCGGGGCCTGGCGAGGGCGCCCCGCTCTCCAACGGGGGTGGCGGGGGCGCCGGCAGGAAGCGGGCCCTGGACGAGAGCAGCAATGGCCACTCCAAGTTCCGCCTGAAGAAGCGGAGGAGGGCGCCGGGGCCCGCGCTGCCCAAGAACGCGCTGATGCAGCTCAACGAGATCAAGCCTGGCCTGCAGTACACGCTGCTGTCGCAGACGGGACCCGTGCACGCCCCCCTCTTCGTCATGTCTGTCGAGGTCAACGGGCAGGTCTTCGAGGGCTCCGGCCCCACGAAGAAGAAGGCCAAGCTGCACGCGGCCGAGAAGGCCTTGCGCTCCTTCGTCCAGTTTCCCAACGCCTCTGAGGCCCACCTGGCCATGGGCCGGAGCCTGTCCGCCAATGCAGACTTCACGTCCGACCAGGCCGACTTCCCCGACGCGCTCTTCAACGGCTTCGAGACCCCGGACAGGCCGGATGTGCCCTTCTACCTGGGCGCCAATGGCGACGACTCCTTCAGCTCGAGTGGGGACCTCAGCCTGGCTGCGTCTCCCGTGCCTGCCGGCCTGGCCCAGCCACCCCTCCCCGTGCCCCCGCCGTTCCCACCCCCGAGCGGGAAGAACCCCGTGATGATCTTGAACGAGCTGCGCCCGGGACTGAAGTACGACTTCCTCTCGGAGAGCGGGGAGAGCCACGCCAAAAACTTCGTCCTGTCTGTGGTCGTGGACGGGCAGTTCTTCGAGGGCTCAGGGAGGAGCAAAAAGCTCGCCAAGGCCCGGGCCGCGCAGTCCGCCCTGGCTACTGTCTTTAACTTGCGCCTGGACCAGACCCCGTCTCGCCAGCCTGTCCCCAGCGAGGGCCTCCAGCTGCACTCGCCACAG GTCTTAGCCGATGCCGTGGCGCGCCTGGTTCTGGAGAAGTTTGGGGACCTGACGGACAACTTCGCCGCCCCCCACGCACGCAGGAAAGTTCTTGCTGGAATCGTCATGACAACAG gCACAGATGTGAAGGATGCCAAGGTGATCAGTGTTTCCACAGGAACAAAGTGTATTAACGGCGAGTACATGAGTGATCGCGGCCTTGCGCTGAACGACTGCCACGCAGAAATCATATCTCGAAGATCCTTGCTCAGATTTCTTTACACACAACTTGAGCTTTACTTAAA TAGCAAAGATGATCAAAAAAGATCCATCTTTGAGAAGTCCGAGCGGGGAGGATTTAAGCTGAAGGAGAAGGTCCGGTTCCATCTGTACATCAGCACCTCCCCCTGTGGAGATGCCAGGATCTTCTCGCCACACGAGCCCGTCCTGGAAG AACCAGCAGACAGACATCCGAATCGTAAAGCCCGAGGACAGCTGCGGACGAAAATAGAGTCTGGTGAGGGGACGATCCCAGTCCGCTCGAATGCCAGCATCCAGACGTGGGACGGGGTGCTGCAAGGGGAGCGGCTGCTCACCATGTCCTGCAGTGACAAGATGGCGCG GTGGAACGTGGTGGGCATCCAGGGGTCCCTGCTCAGCGTCTTTGTGGAGCCGATCTACTTCTCCAGCATCATCCTGGGCAGCCTGTACCACGGGGACCACCTCTCCAGGGCCATGTACCAGCGCATCTCCAACATAGAGGACCTGCCTGCGCTGTACACCCTCAACAAGCCTCTGCTCAGCG GCATCAGCAACGCGGAGGCGCGGCAGCCGGGGAAGGCCCCCAACTTCAGTGTCAACTGGACGGTGGGCGACTCGGCCATCGAGGTCATCAACGCCACCACAGGGAAGGACGAGCTGGGCCGCGCCTCTCGCCTGTGTAAGCACGCGTTGTACTGTCGCTGGATGCGTGTGCACGGCAAG GTTCCCTCCAACTTACTGCGGTCCAAGATCACTAAACCCAACGTGTACCACGAGTCCAAGCTGGTGGCCAAGGAGTACCAGGCCGCCAAGGCCTGTCTGTTCAGAGCCTTCATCAAGGCCGGGCTGGGCGCCTGGGTGGAGAAGCCCACGGAACAGGACCAGTTCTCACTCACACCCTGA
- the ADARB1 gene encoding double-stranded RNA-specific editase 1 isoform X3, with amino-acid sequence MDVEDEENMSSSSTDVKENCSLDGAPPKDGSAPGPGEGAPLSNGGGGGAGRKRALDESSNGHSKFRLKKRRRAPGPALPKNALMQLNEIKPGLQYTLLSQTGPVHAPLFVMSVEVNGQVFEGSGPTKKKAKLHAAEKALRSFVQFPNASEAHLAMGRSLSANADFTSDQADFPDALFNGFETPDRPDVPFYLGANGDDSFSSSGDLSLAASPVPAGLAQPPLPVPPPFPPPSGKNPVMILNELRPGLKYDFLSESGESHAKNFVLSVVVDGQFFEGSGRSKKLAKARAAQSALATVFNLRLDQTPSRQPVPSEGLQLHSPQVLADAVARLVLEKFGDLTDNFAAPHARRKVLAGIVMTTGTDVKDAKVISVSTGTKCINGEYMSDRGLALNDCHAEIISRRSLLRFLYTQLELYLNSKDDQKRSIFEKSERGGFKLKEKVRFHLYISTSPCGDARIFSPHEPVLEEPADRHPNRKARGQLRTKIESGEGTIPVRSNASIQTWDGVLQGERLLTMSCSDKMARWNVVGIQGSLLSVFVEPIYFSSIILGSLYHGDHLSRAMYQRISNIEDLPALYTLNKPLLSGISNAEARQPGKAPNFSVNWTVGDSAIEVINATTGKDELGRASRLCSLQLTAVQDH; translated from the exons GTTCGAGCAGCACAGATGTTAAGGAAAACTGCAGTCTGGACGGCGCGCCCCCCAAGGACGGCAGCGCCCCGGGGCCTGGCGAGGGCGCCCCGCTCTCCAACGGGGGTGGCGGGGGCGCCGGCAGGAAGCGGGCCCTGGACGAGAGCAGCAATGGCCACTCCAAGTTCCGCCTGAAGAAGCGGAGGAGGGCGCCGGGGCCCGCGCTGCCCAAGAACGCGCTGATGCAGCTCAACGAGATCAAGCCTGGCCTGCAGTACACGCTGCTGTCGCAGACGGGACCCGTGCACGCCCCCCTCTTCGTCATGTCTGTCGAGGTCAACGGGCAGGTCTTCGAGGGCTCCGGCCCCACGAAGAAGAAGGCCAAGCTGCACGCGGCCGAGAAGGCCTTGCGCTCCTTCGTCCAGTTTCCCAACGCCTCTGAGGCCCACCTGGCCATGGGCCGGAGCCTGTCCGCCAATGCAGACTTCACGTCCGACCAGGCCGACTTCCCCGACGCGCTCTTCAACGGCTTCGAGACCCCGGACAGGCCGGATGTGCCCTTCTACCTGGGCGCCAATGGCGACGACTCCTTCAGCTCGAGTGGGGACCTCAGCCTGGCTGCGTCTCCCGTGCCTGCCGGCCTGGCCCAGCCACCCCTCCCCGTGCCCCCGCCGTTCCCACCCCCGAGCGGGAAGAACCCCGTGATGATCTTGAACGAGCTGCGCCCGGGACTGAAGTACGACTTCCTCTCGGAGAGCGGGGAGAGCCACGCCAAAAACTTCGTCCTGTCTGTGGTCGTGGACGGGCAGTTCTTCGAGGGCTCAGGGAGGAGCAAAAAGCTCGCCAAGGCCCGGGCCGCGCAGTCCGCCCTGGCTACTGTCTTTAACTTGCGCCTGGACCAGACCCCGTCTCGCCAGCCTGTCCCCAGCGAGGGCCTCCAGCTGCACTCGCCACAG GTCTTAGCCGATGCCGTGGCGCGCCTGGTTCTGGAGAAGTTTGGGGACCTGACGGACAACTTCGCCGCCCCCCACGCACGCAGGAAAGTTCTTGCTGGAATCGTCATGACAACAG gCACAGATGTGAAGGATGCCAAGGTGATCAGTGTTTCCACAGGAACAAAGTGTATTAACGGCGAGTACATGAGTGATCGCGGCCTTGCGCTGAACGACTGCCACGCAGAAATCATATCTCGAAGATCCTTGCTCAGATTTCTTTACACACAACTTGAGCTTTACTTAAA TAGCAAAGATGATCAAAAAAGATCCATCTTTGAGAAGTCCGAGCGGGGAGGATTTAAGCTGAAGGAGAAGGTCCGGTTCCATCTGTACATCAGCACCTCCCCCTGTGGAGATGCCAGGATCTTCTCGCCACACGAGCCCGTCCTGGAAG AACCAGCAGACAGACATCCGAATCGTAAAGCCCGAGGACAGCTGCGGACGAAAATAGAGTCTGGTGAGGGGACGATCCCAGTCCGCTCGAATGCCAGCATCCAGACGTGGGACGGGGTGCTGCAAGGGGAGCGGCTGCTCACCATGTCCTGCAGTGACAAGATGGCGCG GTGGAACGTGGTGGGCATCCAGGGGTCCCTGCTCAGCGTCTTTGTGGAGCCGATCTACTTCTCCAGCATCATCCTGGGCAGCCTGTACCACGGGGACCACCTCTCCAGGGCCATGTACCAGCGCATCTCCAACATAGAGGACCTGCCTGCGCTGTACACCCTCAACAAGCCTCTGCTCAGCG GCATCAGCAACGCGGAGGCGCGGCAGCCGGGGAAGGCCCCCAACTTCAGTGTCAACTGGACGGTGGGCGACTCGGCCATCGAGGTCATCAACGCCACCACAGGGAAGGACGAGCTGGGCCGCGCCTCTCGCCTGT GTTCCCTCCAACTTACTGCGGTCCAAGATCACTAA
- the ADARB1 gene encoding double-stranded RNA-specific editase 1 isoform X2, producing the protein MDVEDEENMSSSSTDVKENCSLDGAPPKDGSAPGPGEGAPLSNGGGGGAGRKRALDESSNGHSKFRLKKRRRAPGPALPKNALMQLNEIKPGLQYTLLSQTGPVHAPLFVMSVEVNGQVFEGSGPTKKKAKLHAAEKALRSFVQFPNASEAHLAMGRSLSANADFTSDQADFPDALFNGFETPDRPDVPFYLGANGDDSFSSSGDLSLAASPVPAGLAQPPLPVPPPFPPPSGKNPVMILNELRPGLKYDFLSESGESHAKNFVLSVVVDGQFFEGSGRSKKLAKARAAQSALATVFNLRLDQTPSRQPVPSEGLQLHSPQVLADAVARLVLEKFGDLTDNFAAPHARRKVLAGIVMTTGTDVKDAKVISVSTGTKCINGEYMSDRGLALNDCHAEIISRRSLLRFLYTQLELYLNKDDQKRSIFEKSERGGFKLKEKVRFHLYISTSPCGDARIFSPHEPVLEEPADRHPNRKARGQLRTKIESGEGTIPVRSNASIQTWDGVLQGERLLTMSCSDKMARWNVVGIQGSLLSVFVEPIYFSSIILGSLYHGDHLSRAMYQRISNIEDLPALYTLNKPLLSGISNAEARQPGKAPNFSVNWTVGDSAIEVINATTGKDELGRASRLCKHALYCRWMRVHGKVPSNLLRSKITKPNVYHESKLVAKEYQAAKACLFRAFIKAGLGAWVEKPTEQDQFSLTP; encoded by the exons GTTCGAGCAGCACAGATGTTAAGGAAAACTGCAGTCTGGACGGCGCGCCCCCCAAGGACGGCAGCGCCCCGGGGCCTGGCGAGGGCGCCCCGCTCTCCAACGGGGGTGGCGGGGGCGCCGGCAGGAAGCGGGCCCTGGACGAGAGCAGCAATGGCCACTCCAAGTTCCGCCTGAAGAAGCGGAGGAGGGCGCCGGGGCCCGCGCTGCCCAAGAACGCGCTGATGCAGCTCAACGAGATCAAGCCTGGCCTGCAGTACACGCTGCTGTCGCAGACGGGACCCGTGCACGCCCCCCTCTTCGTCATGTCTGTCGAGGTCAACGGGCAGGTCTTCGAGGGCTCCGGCCCCACGAAGAAGAAGGCCAAGCTGCACGCGGCCGAGAAGGCCTTGCGCTCCTTCGTCCAGTTTCCCAACGCCTCTGAGGCCCACCTGGCCATGGGCCGGAGCCTGTCCGCCAATGCAGACTTCACGTCCGACCAGGCCGACTTCCCCGACGCGCTCTTCAACGGCTTCGAGACCCCGGACAGGCCGGATGTGCCCTTCTACCTGGGCGCCAATGGCGACGACTCCTTCAGCTCGAGTGGGGACCTCAGCCTGGCTGCGTCTCCCGTGCCTGCCGGCCTGGCCCAGCCACCCCTCCCCGTGCCCCCGCCGTTCCCACCCCCGAGCGGGAAGAACCCCGTGATGATCTTGAACGAGCTGCGCCCGGGACTGAAGTACGACTTCCTCTCGGAGAGCGGGGAGAGCCACGCCAAAAACTTCGTCCTGTCTGTGGTCGTGGACGGGCAGTTCTTCGAGGGCTCAGGGAGGAGCAAAAAGCTCGCCAAGGCCCGGGCCGCGCAGTCCGCCCTGGCTACTGTCTTTAACTTGCGCCTGGACCAGACCCCGTCTCGCCAGCCTGTCCCCAGCGAGGGCCTCCAGCTGCACTCGCCACAG GTCTTAGCCGATGCCGTGGCGCGCCTGGTTCTGGAGAAGTTTGGGGACCTGACGGACAACTTCGCCGCCCCCCACGCACGCAGGAAAGTTCTTGCTGGAATCGTCATGACAACAG gCACAGATGTGAAGGATGCCAAGGTGATCAGTGTTTCCACAGGAACAAAGTGTATTAACGGCGAGTACATGAGTGATCGCGGCCTTGCGCTGAACGACTGCCACGCAGAAATCATATCTCGAAGATCCTTGCTCAGATTTCTTTACACACAACTTGAGCTTTACTTAAA CAAAGATGATCAAAAAAGATCCATCTTTGAGAAGTCCGAGCGGGGAGGATTTAAGCTGAAGGAGAAGGTCCGGTTCCATCTGTACATCAGCACCTCCCCCTGTGGAGATGCCAGGATCTTCTCGCCACACGAGCCCGTCCTGGAAG AACCAGCAGACAGACATCCGAATCGTAAAGCCCGAGGACAGCTGCGGACGAAAATAGAGTCTGGTGAGGGGACGATCCCAGTCCGCTCGAATGCCAGCATCCAGACGTGGGACGGGGTGCTGCAAGGGGAGCGGCTGCTCACCATGTCCTGCAGTGACAAGATGGCGCG GTGGAACGTGGTGGGCATCCAGGGGTCCCTGCTCAGCGTCTTTGTGGAGCCGATCTACTTCTCCAGCATCATCCTGGGCAGCCTGTACCACGGGGACCACCTCTCCAGGGCCATGTACCAGCGCATCTCCAACATAGAGGACCTGCCTGCGCTGTACACCCTCAACAAGCCTCTGCTCAGCG GCATCAGCAACGCGGAGGCGCGGCAGCCGGGGAAGGCCCCCAACTTCAGTGTCAACTGGACGGTGGGCGACTCGGCCATCGAGGTCATCAACGCCACCACAGGGAAGGACGAGCTGGGCCGCGCCTCTCGCCTGTGTAAGCACGCGTTGTACTGTCGCTGGATGCGTGTGCACGGCAAG GTTCCCTCCAACTTACTGCGGTCCAAGATCACTAAACCCAACGTGTACCACGAGTCCAAGCTGGTGGCCAAGGAGTACCAGGCCGCCAAGGCCTGTCTGTTCAGAGCCTTCATCAAGGCCGGGCTGGGCGCCTGGGTGGAGAAGCCCACGGAACAGGACCAGTTCTCACTCACACCCTGA